A stretch of Cucumis sativus cultivar 9930 chromosome 2, Cucumber_9930_V3, whole genome shotgun sequence DNA encodes these proteins:
- the CLCA gene encoding chloride channel protein CLC-b-like: MDENPSFVTESTLTNSMEAEPQDEERDPESNPLNQPLLKRNRTLSSSPLAIVGAKVSLIESLDYEINENDLFKHDWRSRSKVQVLQYIFSKWTLACLVGLLTGIIATLINLAIENIAGYKLLKVVDYIKEERYLMGFAYFTTANFLLTFVAAALCVCFAPTAAGPGIPEIKAYLNGIDTPNMFGATTLIVKIVGSIGAVAAGLDLGKEGPLVHIGSCIASLLGQGGPDNYRVKWTWLRYFNNDRDRRDLITCGASSGVCAAFRAPVGGVLFALEEVATWWRSALLWRTFFSTAIVVVVLRTFIEICKAGDCGLFGEGGLIMFDVSGVSVSYHIMDIIPVAIIGLLGGFLGSLYNHLLHKILRVYNLINQKGRMHKLLLALAVSLFTSICQYSLPYLVQCTPCNSSLSDSACPTNGRSGNFKQFNCPKGYYNDLATLLLTTNDDAVRNIFSINTPAEYQPLSLVIFFLLYCILGLFTFGIAVPSGLFLPIILMGSGYGRLIGLLMRPYTNLDQGLLAVLGAASLMAGSMRMTVSLCVIFLELTNNLLLLPITMIVLLIAKTVGDSFNPSIYDIILHLKGLPFLDANPEPWMRNITVGELADAKPAVVTLRGLEKVSRIVEVLRNTTHNGFPVVDADAVVPPVGMAVGATELHGLVLRAHLLQVLKKKWFLRERRRTEDWEVREKFTWVELAEREGKIEELVVTKEEMEMYVDLHPLTNTTPYTVLESMSVAKALVLFRQVGLRHLLIVPKYEAAGVPPVIGILTRQDLRPYNILSAFPDLARIKGNEKRN, from the exons ATGGATGAGAATCCAAGCTTTGTTACAGAATCAACTCTCACAAACTCCATGGAAGCAGAACCTcaagatgaagaaagagacCCAGAAAGCAATCCTTTAAACCAACCCCTTCTCAAGAGAAACAGAACTCTCTCTTCTAGTCCTCTTGCCATTGTTGGGGCAAAAGTTTCTCTCATTGAAAGCTTGGATTACGA GATCAATGAGAACGATCTGTTTAAGCATGATTGGAGAAGCAGATCCAAAGTTCAAGTGCTGCAGTACATATTCTCTAAATGGACTTTGGCTTGTCTTGTTGGACTTCTTACAGGGATCATTGCCACTCTCATCAATCTTGCCATTGAAAATATTGCTGGCTACAAGCTTTTGAAAGTGGTTGATTACATAAAGGAAGAAAG GTACTTAATGGGGTTCGCATACTTTACCACTGCCAACTTCCTTCTGACTTTTGTTGCTGCTGCTCTCTGTGTATGCTTTGCTCCCACCGCAGCTGGGCCTGGCATACCAGAAATTAAAGCCTATCTCAATGGCATAGACACTCCTAATATGTTCGGCGCCACGACGTTGATCGTTAAG ATTGTTGGAAGCATTGGAGCAGTGGCAGCTGGGCTAGATCTTGGGAAAGAAGGGCCTCTAGTACACATTGGCAGCTGCATTGCTTCTTTACTTGGACAGGGTGGACCAGATAACTATCGAGTCAAATGGACATGGCTACGCTATTTCAACAATGATCGTGATCGTCGGGATCTTATCACATGCGGGGCATCATCAGGGGTTTGTGCAGCTTTTCGGGCTCCAGTTGGGGGTGTCCTATTTGCTCTAGAAGAGGTGGCTACTTGGTGGAGGAGTGCCCTGCTATGGAGGACCTTCTTCAGCACAGCCATTGTTGTGGTAGTGCTAAGAACTTTCATTGAAATATGCAAAGCAGGTGATTGTGGGCTGTTTGGAGAAGGAGGGCTCATCATGTTTGATGTCAGTGGTGTTTCTGTAAGTTACCATATCATGGACATTATTCCAGTTGCTATCATTGGCCTTCTTGGTGGATTCCTTGGAAGCCTTTACAATCATCTTCTCCACAAAATCCTCAGAGTTTACAACCTCATCAATCA GAAAGGGAGAATGCACAAACTATTACTAGCCTTAGCAGTATCACTTTTCACTTCAATTTGCCAATACAGTTTGCCATACCTTGTTCAATGCACTCCCTGCAACTCTTCTCTTTCAGATTCAGCTTGCCCAACCAATGGCCGGTCCGGCAACTTCAAGCAATTCAACTGTCCTAAAGGCTATTACAATGATCTCGCTACCCTTCTTCTCACCACCAACGACGACGCTGTTCGAAACATCTTCTCCATCAACACTCCAGCCGAGTATCAGCCTCTTTCCCTtgtcatcttcttccttctctacTGCATATTAGGGTTATTCACCTTCGGTATCGCCGTCCCTTCCGGTCTCTTCCTTCCGATCATCTTGATGGGCTCTGGCTATGGCCGCCTCATCGGCCTCCTCATGCGACCCTACACCAATCTCGATCAAGGACTCTTAGCTGTTCTCGGTGCTGCTTCCTTAATGGCCGGCTCCATGCGAATGACCGTTTCTCTTTGTGTCATATTCCTCGAACTCACCAACAATCTCCTTCTCCTTCCGATCACCATGATTGTTCTTCTAATTGCAAAAACAGTCGGAGACAGTTTTAATCCTAGCATTTACGACATCATTCTCCACCTCAAAGGACTTCCATTCCTCGACGCGAATCCGGAGCCATGGATGAGAAACATAACCGTCGGTGAGCTCGCCGACGCGAAACCAGCGGTGGTGACACTTCGGGGATTAGAGAAAGTATCACGCATTGTGGAGGTTCTTAGGAACACAACACACAATGGATTCCCTGTTGTGGATGCCGATGCGGTTGTGCCGCCGGTGGGCATGGCAGTGGGAGCGACGGAGCTGCACGGACTAGTACTGAGAGCGCATCTACTACAAGTGCTGAAGAAGAAATGGTTcttgagagagaggaggaGGACGGAGGACTGGGAAGTGAGGGAGAAATTTACATGGGTGGAATTGGCGGAGAGGGAAGGAAAGATCGAAGAGCTTGTAGTGACGAAAGAGGAAATGGAAATGTACGTTGATCTTCATCCATTGACGAACACTACACCGTATACAGTACTGGAAAGCATGTCGGTGGCAAAAGCTTTGGTTCTTTTCCGGCAAGTAGGACTCCGCCATTTGTTGATCGTCCCCAAATATGAAGCAGCCGGA GTTCCGCCGGTGATTGGGATCTTGACGAGGCAAGATTTAAGGCCATACAATATATTGAGTGCATTTCCTGATTTGGCAAGGATCAAAGGCAATGAAAAACGGAATTGA
- the LOC101212623 gene encoding mavicyanin: MEGSMMMMMMMKRGVLVMMIVGAALMAEMSLADQRHMVGGSQGWQESVDFDSWASSQTFKVGDQIVFKYDSSLHSVVELSDESSYKNCDIGNSIESKSSGNDAIKLTKSGTRYFACGTIGHCSQGMKVKIKIATGSASSTPSSPSSSSSSSSNSPYSLMGFILTLLPFYALRSM; the protein is encoded by the exons ATGGAGGGGtcgatgatgatgatgatgatgatgaagagaGGTGTGTTGGTTATGATGATTGTGGGTGCAGCTTTAATGGCGGAAATGAGTTTGGCAGATCAAAGACATATGGTTGGGGGAAGTCAAGGATGGCAAGAATCTGTTGATTTTGATTCTTGGGCTTCTTCCCAGACCTTCAAAGTTGGTGATCAAATTG TTTTCAAGTACGATTCAAGCTTGCACAGTGTGGTAGAGCTTTCGGATGAAAGTTCATACAAGAACTGCGACATTGGAAATTCAATCGAATCAAAGAGTAGCGGAAATGACGCGATTAAATTGACCAAATCCGGTACTCGATACTTCGCCTGTGGAACAATCGGTCATTGCAGCCAAGGAATGAAGGTCAAGATCAAGATAGCCACTGGCAGTGCTTCCTCTACTCCatcttcaccttcttcttcttcttcttcttcttctaattcacCTTATTCTCTTATGGGTTTCATCCTTACGCTGCTACCTTTCTATGCCTTGAGATCCATGtga
- the LOC101210259 gene encoding nucleolar complex protein 2 homolog isoform X2, which yields MGVKAKKRDLKLNHEVEEEETGKNALPNTGGKAKEHIEQLQRLQTKDPEFFEFLKEHDKELLEFNDEDIDEDADDDVEDADGDVEDADLHENYKSNKPVVSEKEETPSKKSITTEMVDSWCHSIEENGKLVALRSLLKAFRTACHYGDDNGDDISTKFSTMSSTVFNKIMLFVLSKMDGILRKFLKLPSTGGKKEMIQELMTTKKWKSFNHVVKSYLGNALHILNQMTDTEMISFTLRRLKYSSIFLVAFPSLKRKYIKVALHFWGTGGGALPVTSFLFLRDLCVRLGSDCLDECYKGMYKAYVLNCQFVNATKLQHIQFLGNCVIELFRVDLSVAYQHAFLFIRQLAMILREALNTRTKEAFRKVYEWKYINCLELWTGAVCAYGSEVDLKPLAYPLAQIISGVARLVPTARYFPLRLRCIKMLNRIAASIGTFIPVSMLLLDMLEMKELNRPPTGGIGKAVDLLTILKVSKPTLKTRAFQEACVFSVIEELAVHLSQWSYSVSFFELSFIPVVRLRSFSKSTKVQRFQKEIKQLIRQVEANAEFTNERRNSVSFLPNDPVVSSFLEDEKKLGASPLSQYVSTLRQRARQRTDSLSESSVLYGEHSSVFGKSGSDSEDEDTEGRKGTSAFSSTWLPGSNSKEKHPEEKKSKKKKRKMEQQDKAAPRDEDVVEDLVLSSDEDDEPLSDTSAESDGNEDVEPIRKQTKKPKARSRGSKKKNCSPANKAKKRKTSR from the exons ATGGGTGTCAAAG CTAAAAAACGGGACCTCAAACTAAACCACGaggtggaagaagaagaaactggGAAGAATGCACTTCCAAACACAGGGGGTAAAGCCAAAGAGCATATTGAGCAATTGCAGAGACTTCAAACTAAG GATCCAGAGTTTTTTGAGTTCTTGAAAGAGCATGACAAGGAGCTTCTCGAATTTAACGATGAGGATATTGAT GAGGATGCTGATGATGACGTTGAAGATGCTGATGGTGATGTGGAGGATGCTGATTtacatgaaaattataaaagcaACAAGCCTGTTGTTTCTGAGAAGGAAGAAACACCATCTAAGAAATCTATAACTACGGAAATGGTTGATTCTTGGTGTCATTcaatagaagaaaatggaaaattggtTGCTCTTCGTTCTCTTCTGAAAGCTTTCAGGACTGCCTGTCATTATGGTGATGACAATGGAGATgacatttcaacaaaatttagtaCCATGTCTAGTACtgttttcaataaaattatgttatttgtATTAAGCAAAATGGATGGAATACTTAGAAAGTTTCTAAAGCTTCCTAGCACTGGtggaaagaaagagatgataCAAGAGCTGATGACCACCAAAAAGTGGAAATCATTCAACCATGTTGTGAAATCATATCTTGGGAATGCCCTTCACATTCTCAACCAAATGACAGACACCGAGATGATATCATTCACACTACGACGCCTCaaatattcttctatttttttggttGCATTTCCTAGCCTCAAACGGAAGTACATAAAG gTTGCCCTTCACTTTTGGGGTACTGGCGGTGGTGCCCTCCCTGTAACCtcgtttctttttttgagaGATTTGTGTGTTCGACTTGGATCAGATTGTCTCGATGAATGCTACAAAGGGATGTATAAAGCTTACGTTTTGAACTGCCAATTTGTAAATGCAACCAAGTTACAACACATTCAATTTCTTGGAAATTGTGTCATTGAACTTTTTCGTGTTGATCTTTCGGTAGCATATCAACACGCATTTCTTTTCATCCGTCAATTAGCGATGATCCTCAGGGAGGCATTAAACACAAGAACTAAG GAAGCATTTAGAAAGGTTTATGAATGGAAGTACATAAACTGCCTGGAGCTTTGGACTGGTGCTGTTTGTGCTTATGGCTCAGAAGTTGATTTAAAGCCCCTTGCATATCCCTTGGCTCAGATCATTTCTGGAGTAGCTCGTCTTGTACCAACTGCTAGATATTTCCCTTTGAGGTTAAGGTGTATTAAGATGCTAAATCGAATAGCTGCTTCAATTGGAACTTTTATACCTGTCTCCATGCTTCTTTTAGACATGctagaaatgaaagaattaaacAGACCGCCAACAGGAGGTATTGGCAAAGCAGTTGATTTGCTGACTATATTGAAG GTAAGCAAGCCCACCCTAAAAACACGAGCTTTTCAGGAGGCATGTGTTTTTTCAGTTATTGAAGAGCTTGCTGTCCATTTATCTCAGTGGAGTTATTCTGTCTCTTTCTTTGAGTTGTCTTTTATCCCGGTTGTACGCCTACgtagtttttctaaatcaaCCAAAGTTCAGAGgtttcaaaaagaaataaagcaGCTTATTCGTCAG GTTGAGGCCAACGCAGAGTTTACAAATGAAAGGCGTAATTCAGTTTCCTTTTTGCCAAATGATCCTGTTGTATCATCCTTTCTTGAG GATGAAAAGAAGTTGGGGGCCAGCCCACTGTCACAGTATGTCTCAACATTACGTCAAAGAGCTCGACAACGAACAGATTCTCTATCTGAATCTAG TGTTCTTTATGGTGAACATTCATCGGTATTTGGGAAAAGTGGGTCAGACAGCGAGGACGAGGATACTGAGGGAAGAAAAGGGACCTCAGCCTTTAGTTCCACCTGGTTACCAGGAAGCAATTCCAA GGAGAAGCATccagaagaaaagaaaagcaagaaaaagaaaagaaagatggagCAACAGGATAAGGCAGCTCCTAGAGATGAAGATGTTGTGGAGGACTTGGTGCTCAGTTCGGATGAGGATGATGAACCTTTAAGTGACACTTCAGCTGAAAGTGATGGCAATGAGGATGTGGAACCTATTAGAAAGCAGACAAAGAAGCCGAAAGCACGATCACGAGgatcaaagaagaagaactgTTCGCCTGCAAATAAGGccaagaagagaaaaacttCACGATAA
- the LOC101210259 gene encoding nucleolar complex protein 2 homolog isoform X1 — protein sequence MGVKAKKRDLKLNHEVEEEETGKNALPNTGGKAKEHIEQLQRLQTKDPEFFEFLKEHDKELLEFNDEDIDEDADDDVEDADGDVEDADLHENYKSNKPVVSEKEETPSKKSITTEMVDSWCHSIEENGKLVALRSLLKAFRTACHYGDDNGDDISTKFSTMSSTVFNKIMLFVLSKMDGILRKFLKLPSTGGKKEMIQELMTTKKWKSFNHVVKSYLGNALHILNQMTDTEMISFTLRRLKYSSIFLVAFPSLKRKYIKVALHFWGTGGGALPVTSFLFLRDLCVRLGSDCLDECYKGMYKAYVLNCQFVNATKLQHIQFLGNCVIELFRVDLSVAYQHAFLFIRQLAMILREALNTRTKEAFRKVYEWKYINCLELWTGAVCAYGSEVDLKPLAYPLAQIISGVARLVPTARYFPLRLRCIKMLNRIAASIGTFIPVSMLLLDMLEMKELNRPPTGGIGKAVDLLTILKVSKPTLKTRAFQEACVFSVIEELAVHLSQWSYSVSFFELSFIPVVRLRSFSKSTKVQRFQKEIKQLIRQVEANAEFTNERRNSVSFLPNDPVVSSFLEDEKKLGASPLSQYVSTLRQRARQRTDSLSESSVLYGEHSSVFGKSGSDSEDEDTEGRKGTSAFSSTWLPGSNSNFIIVREKHPEEKKSKKKKRKMEQQDKAAPRDEDVVEDLVLSSDEDDEPLSDTSAESDGNEDVEPIRKQTKKPKARSRGSKKKNCSPANKAKKRKTSR from the exons ATGGGTGTCAAAG CTAAAAAACGGGACCTCAAACTAAACCACGaggtggaagaagaagaaactggGAAGAATGCACTTCCAAACACAGGGGGTAAAGCCAAAGAGCATATTGAGCAATTGCAGAGACTTCAAACTAAG GATCCAGAGTTTTTTGAGTTCTTGAAAGAGCATGACAAGGAGCTTCTCGAATTTAACGATGAGGATATTGAT GAGGATGCTGATGATGACGTTGAAGATGCTGATGGTGATGTGGAGGATGCTGATTtacatgaaaattataaaagcaACAAGCCTGTTGTTTCTGAGAAGGAAGAAACACCATCTAAGAAATCTATAACTACGGAAATGGTTGATTCTTGGTGTCATTcaatagaagaaaatggaaaattggtTGCTCTTCGTTCTCTTCTGAAAGCTTTCAGGACTGCCTGTCATTATGGTGATGACAATGGAGATgacatttcaacaaaatttagtaCCATGTCTAGTACtgttttcaataaaattatgttatttgtATTAAGCAAAATGGATGGAATACTTAGAAAGTTTCTAAAGCTTCCTAGCACTGGtggaaagaaagagatgataCAAGAGCTGATGACCACCAAAAAGTGGAAATCATTCAACCATGTTGTGAAATCATATCTTGGGAATGCCCTTCACATTCTCAACCAAATGACAGACACCGAGATGATATCATTCACACTACGACGCCTCaaatattcttctatttttttggttGCATTTCCTAGCCTCAAACGGAAGTACATAAAG gTTGCCCTTCACTTTTGGGGTACTGGCGGTGGTGCCCTCCCTGTAACCtcgtttctttttttgagaGATTTGTGTGTTCGACTTGGATCAGATTGTCTCGATGAATGCTACAAAGGGATGTATAAAGCTTACGTTTTGAACTGCCAATTTGTAAATGCAACCAAGTTACAACACATTCAATTTCTTGGAAATTGTGTCATTGAACTTTTTCGTGTTGATCTTTCGGTAGCATATCAACACGCATTTCTTTTCATCCGTCAATTAGCGATGATCCTCAGGGAGGCATTAAACACAAGAACTAAG GAAGCATTTAGAAAGGTTTATGAATGGAAGTACATAAACTGCCTGGAGCTTTGGACTGGTGCTGTTTGTGCTTATGGCTCAGAAGTTGATTTAAAGCCCCTTGCATATCCCTTGGCTCAGATCATTTCTGGAGTAGCTCGTCTTGTACCAACTGCTAGATATTTCCCTTTGAGGTTAAGGTGTATTAAGATGCTAAATCGAATAGCTGCTTCAATTGGAACTTTTATACCTGTCTCCATGCTTCTTTTAGACATGctagaaatgaaagaattaaacAGACCGCCAACAGGAGGTATTGGCAAAGCAGTTGATTTGCTGACTATATTGAAG GTAAGCAAGCCCACCCTAAAAACACGAGCTTTTCAGGAGGCATGTGTTTTTTCAGTTATTGAAGAGCTTGCTGTCCATTTATCTCAGTGGAGTTATTCTGTCTCTTTCTTTGAGTTGTCTTTTATCCCGGTTGTACGCCTACgtagtttttctaaatcaaCCAAAGTTCAGAGgtttcaaaaagaaataaagcaGCTTATTCGTCAG GTTGAGGCCAACGCAGAGTTTACAAATGAAAGGCGTAATTCAGTTTCCTTTTTGCCAAATGATCCTGTTGTATCATCCTTTCTTGAG GATGAAAAGAAGTTGGGGGCCAGCCCACTGTCACAGTATGTCTCAACATTACGTCAAAGAGCTCGACAACGAACAGATTCTCTATCTGAATCTAG TGTTCTTTATGGTGAACATTCATCGGTATTTGGGAAAAGTGGGTCAGACAGCGAGGACGAGGATACTGAGGGAAGAAAAGGGACCTCAGCCTTTAGTTCCACCTGGTTACCAGGAAGCAATTCCAA CTTTATAATTGTTAGGGAGAAGCATccagaagaaaagaaaagcaagaaaaagaaaagaaagatggagCAACAGGATAAGGCAGCTCCTAGAGATGAAGATGTTGTGGAGGACTTGGTGCTCAGTTCGGATGAGGATGATGAACCTTTAAGTGACACTTCAGCTGAAAGTGATGGCAATGAGGATGTGGAACCTATTAGAAAGCAGACAAAGAAGCCGAAAGCACGATCACGAGgatcaaagaagaagaactgTTCGCCTGCAAATAAGGccaagaagagaaaaacttCACGATAA
- the LOC101209518 gene encoding uncharacterized protein LOC101209518, which produces MGTCASLYNRSECSAVKPPAPPQTTTDQFEIPPSPIKHFKLQNNTDSAIKDISVIPNHHKTPSGSKEEAFFDSRAWLDSDCEDFFSVKGDFTPSCGNTPLHHRFPAETPRTSRVSVASADNEASNFNLPPLPTKRRKKLADLFRESLGNEASFAFLNQEENRKADEPRVSGTDSVCNSERTAGDGINQLVDENPIELDSKMCCLPPLASRSSSRERKEDLKLINGVS; this is translated from the exons ATGGGTACATGTGCTTCCCTTTACAACAGATCGGAATGCTCCGCCGTTAAGCCGCCGGCGCCACCCCAAACTACCACAGATCAGTTTGAGATTCCACCTTCACCTATTAAACACTTTAAGCTCCAAAACAATACCGATTCCGCCATTAAAGACATCTCTGTAATACCCAATCATCACAAGACTCCTTCTG GAAGTAAAGAAGAAGCTTTCTTTGATTCTCGAGCGTGGTTGGATTCTGATTGTGAAGATTTCTTCAGTGTCAAAGGAG ATTTCACCCCTTCCTGCGGCAACACTCCGCTTCACCACCGATTTCCGGCGGAAACTCCCCGTACTAGCAGAGTCAGTGTCGCCAGCGCCGACAACGAAGCATCGAATTTCAACTTGCCGCCATTACCGAcgaagaggagaaagaaactGGCCGATCTGTTCCGAGAGAGCCTCGGGAATGAGGCGAGTTTTGCTTTCCTGAATCAGGAAGAAAATCGGAAAGCAGATGAACCTCGTGTCTCAGGAACGGATTCGGTCTGCAACAGCGAAAGGACAGCAGGGGACGGAATCAATCAGTTGGTTGACGAAAATCCGATTGAATTGGATTCGAAGATGTGTTGCCTTCCGCCGCTGGCATCGCGTAGCAGTTCGCGTGAGAGGAAGGAGGATTTGAAGCTTATTAATGGCGTATCTTGA
- the LOC101209273 gene encoding ribulose-phosphate 3-epimerase, cytoplasmic isoform — MGVAAKIAPSMLSSDFANLASEAERMLKFGADWLHMDIMDGHFVPNLTIGAPVIESLRKHTKAYLDCHLMVTNPLDYVEPLAKAGASGFTFHVEVSKDNWQQLIQEIKSKGMKSGVALKPGTPIEEVYPLVESENPVDLVLVMTVEPGFGGQKFMPETMDKVRNLRQKYPSLDIEVDGGLGPSTIDAAASAGANCIVAGSSVFGAPEPSEVISILRNSVEEAQQKS; from the exons ATGGGAGTCGCTGCCAAAATCGCACCCTCAATGCTATCCTCAGATTTTGCTAATTTAGCTTCGGAGGCCGAACGAATGCTTAAATTTGGTGCGGATTGGCTTCACATGGACATTATG GATGG GCACTTTGTCCCAAATCTGACAATTGGTGCTCCTGTCATCGAGAGTTTAAGAAAACATACGAA GGCATATCTTGATTGCCACCTTATGGTTACAAATCCTCTTGATTATGTTGAACCCTTGGCAAAAGCTGGTGCTTCAGGCTTTACATTTCATGTTGAAGTATCCAAAG ACAATTGGCAGCAGCTAATCCAAGAAATTAAGTCAAAGGGCATGAAGTCAGGGGTAGCGCTAAAACCTGGAACACCCATTGAAGAAGTTTATCCTTTG gTAGAAAGTGAAAATCCTGTGGACTTGGTCCTTGTTATGACAGTCGAACCTGGTTTCGGTGGTCAAAAGTTCATGCCAGAAACGATGGATAAG gTACGAAATTTAAGACAGAAGTACCCATCTCTTGACATTGag GTGGATGGTGGGTTGGGACCTTCAACCATAGATGCAGCAGCTTCAGCTGGGGCAAACTGCATCGTTGCAGGAAGTTCGGTGTTTGGAGCTCCCGAGCCTTCGGAAGTTATATCCATTCTGAGGAATAGTGTTGAGGAGGCCCAGCAGAAATCTTGA